Proteins encoded by one window of Psychromonas sp. L1A2:
- the rpsG gene encoding 30S ribosomal protein S7 yields the protein MPRRRVVATRKVLPDPKFGSEVLTKFVNVVMVDGKKSIAEKIVYGALASAAEKSGKDPMELFEVSLENIRPSVEVKSRRVGGSTYQVPVEVRPSRRNALAMRWLVEASRKRGEKSMALRLAGELVDAADNKGSAVKKREDVHRMADANKAFAHYRW from the coding sequence ATGCCAAGAAGACGCGTCGTAGCTACTCGTAAAGTACTACCAGATCCTAAGTTTGGATCAGAAGTTCTAACAAAATTCGTTAACGTAGTAATGGTTGACGGAAAAAAATCTATCGCAGAAAAAATCGTTTATGGTGCATTAGCATCAGCAGCTGAAAAAAGCGGTAAAGACCCAATGGAACTTTTTGAAGTTTCATTAGAAAACATCCGCCCAAGCGTCGAAGTTAAATCTCGCCGTGTTGGTGGTTCAACATACCAAGTCCCTGTAGAAGTTCGCCCTTCTCGTCGTAATGCGTTAGCAATGCGTTGGTTAGTTGAAGCTTCTCGTAAGCGTGGTGAAAAATCAATGGCATTACGTCTAGCTGGTGAGCTAGTTGATGCAGCAGATAACAAAGGTTCAGCGGTTAAGAAACGTGAAGACGTTCACCGTATGGCTGATGCAAACAAAGCGTTTGCTCACTACCGTTGGTAG
- the rpsL gene encoding 30S ribosomal protein S12, which translates to MATISQLVRKPRKDKVQKTNVPALEACPQKRGVCTRVYTTTPKKPNSAMRKVARVRLTNGFEVTSYIGGEGHNLQEHSVILIRGGRVKDLPGVRYHTIRGALDTSGVAARRNGRSKYGAKKPKS; encoded by the coding sequence ATGGCAACAATTTCACAATTGGTACGCAAACCGCGTAAGGACAAAGTTCAAAAAACTAACGTTCCTGCGCTAGAAGCGTGTCCTCAAAAACGTGGTGTATGTACTCGTGTATATACTACTACACCAAAAAAACCTAACTCGGCAATGCGTAAAGTTGCTCGTGTACGTCTAACTAACGGTTTCGAAGTAACTTCGTACATCGGTGGTGAAGGCCATAACTTGCAAGAGCATAGTGTAATCTTGATCCGCGGCGGTCGTGTAAAAGATTTACCGGGTGTTCGTTACCATACAATTCGTGGTGCACTTGATACTTCAGGTGTTGCAGCACGTCGTAACGGTCGTTCTAAGTACGGTGCTAAAAAGCCTAAATCTTAA
- the tusB gene encoding sulfurtransferase complex subunit TusB, with protein MILHTVNSSPLSTFALHDCLKQIADNDILLLINDAVIATSATIEQKATLLKLHESKRLFVLQDDLEARGLMANVGQIIDYPAFVDLTIQCKSQLAW; from the coding sequence ATGATATTACATACGGTTAATAGCTCCCCATTAAGTACTTTTGCGCTACATGATTGTTTAAAGCAAATCGCTGATAATGATATATTGTTATTGATAAACGATGCAGTGATAGCAACGAGTGCGACTATCGAACAAAAAGCAACTCTACTAAAGCTGCATGAGAGTAAGCGTTTGTTTGTTTTACAAGATGATCTCGAGGCGCGTGGCTTAATGGCTAATGTAGGTCAAATAATCGATTATCCTGCTTTTGTGGATTTAACGATTCAATGTAAAAGCCAATTAGCTTGGTAA
- the tusC gene encoding sulfurtransferase complex subunit TusC: MEKKIGIVNRRAPHGTTHAREALDLSLALSAFNESLSLFFIGDGVYQLLAKHQADLILQKDFQPMLQMLELYDVEQIYVCQQSLSIRNISVEQLVIKTTLLSTDEINSQLAMQDQLLSF; the protein is encoded by the coding sequence ATGGAAAAGAAGATTGGTATTGTAAATCGACGTGCACCGCATGGAACTACTCATGCACGTGAAGCGTTAGATCTGAGTTTGGCTCTTTCTGCGTTTAATGAATCTTTAAGCCTTTTTTTTATTGGTGATGGCGTCTATCAATTGCTTGCCAAGCATCAAGCTGATTTGATTCTGCAAAAAGATTTTCAACCTATGTTACAAATGCTTGAGCTTTATGATGTTGAACAAATTTATGTTTGTCAGCAATCACTTTCTATAAGAAATATTTCGGTAGAACAATTAGTTATTAAAACTACACTGCTAAGTACCGATGAAATAAATTCACAGCTTGCTATGCAAGATCAATTGTTGAGTTTTTAA
- the tusD gene encoding sulfurtransferase complex subunit TusD codes for MSDHQVTKFTLLVTGNPASQQSASSAYQFCFAALKAGHKVSGVFFYLDGVLTASNLISPATDEVNLPDLWADLAKEYQFPLEVCVSASLRRGIVNQQEAEQLALSNYNLKSPFVLSGLGQLAELSANCDRLVQF; via the coding sequence ATGTCTGACCATCAAGTAACAAAATTTACACTCTTAGTGACTGGCAACCCAGCAAGTCAGCAAAGTGCCTCTAGTGCATACCAATTTTGCTTTGCAGCGTTAAAAGCAGGGCACAAAGTTAGTGGCGTATTTTTTTATCTTGATGGTGTATTGACGGCAAGTAACCTGATTAGCCCAGCAACCGATGAAGTTAATTTACCGGATTTATGGGCTGATTTAGCTAAAGAATATCAATTTCCATTAGAGGTTTGCGTTTCTGCTTCTTTACGTCGTGGGATTGTTAATCAACAGGAAGCTGAACAATTAGCACTTTCCAATTATAATCTTAAATCACCTTTTGTATTAAGTGGGTTAGGTCAGTTAGCTGAGTTGTCAGCCAATTGTGACCGTCTGGTACAATTTTAG
- a CDS encoding RidA family protein: protein MTTKKIISTEQSPSAIGPYSQANQFGDMIFTSGQIPLNPETMEIVEGGVAEQTEQVMKNLFAVLEAAGATGETVVKTTCFIKDMNDFVAFNEVYGKYFATLAPARSCVEVARLPKDVLVEVEAVAFVASK from the coding sequence ATGACAACTAAAAAAATTATTAGTACAGAACAATCGCCATCAGCAATTGGTCCATATTCTCAAGCTAATCAATTCGGTGATATGATTTTTACTTCTGGCCAAATTCCATTAAACCCAGAAACAATGGAAATTGTTGAAGGTGGCGTTGCAGAACAAACTGAGCAAGTAATGAAAAATTTATTTGCTGTTCTAGAAGCAGCTGGTGCAACTGGCGAAACAGTAGTGAAAACAACTTGTTTTATTAAAGATATGAATGACTTTGTTGCTTTCAATGAAGTTTACGGTAAATATTTTGCAACATTAGCACCTGCTCGTTCATGTGTTGAAGTTGCTCGTTTACCAAAAGATGTATTAGTTGAAGTTGAAGCTGTTGCATTTGTAGCGTCTAAATAA
- the rpoC gene encoding DNA-directed RNA polymerase subunit beta': protein MKDLLKFLKQQNKTKEFDGIKIGLASPEMIRSWSFGEVKKPETINYRTFKPEREGLFCARIFGPIKDYECLCGKYKRLKHRGVICEKCGVEVTQAKVRRDRMGHIELASPVAHIWFLKSLPSRIGLMLDMTLRDIERILYFESFVVVEPGMTDLERGQILLEEEYLDNLEQWGDEFDAMMGAEAVFALLKQLDLEHEIKGMREELETTNSETRRKKLTKRLKLVESFHQSSNKPEWMILTVLPVLPPDLRPLVPLDGGRFATSDLNDLYRRVINRNNRLKRLLELAAPDIIVRNEKRMLQESVDALLDNGRRGRAITGSNKRPLKSLADMIKGKQGRFRQNLLGKRVDYSGRSVITVGPTLRLHQCGLPKKMALELFKPFVYGKLEALGLATTIKAAKKLVDREGGEVWDILEGVIREHPVLLNRAPTLHRLGIQAFEPVLIEGKAIQLHPLVCAAYNADFDGDQMAVHVPLTIEAQLEARTLMMSTNNILSPANGEPIIVPSQDVVLGLYYMTRTRINARGEGMYFLSAKEAEKAYRAGVVDLQAIVKVRMTQVHIAEDKSRTSTTELVETTIGRAILSLIMPEGLPFEHVDLNMGKKAISNVLNACYRLLGIKDTVIFADQLMYTGFEYATLSGASVGIDDMVIPDAKKVLVEEAEAEVLEIQEQFQAGLVTAGERYNKVIDIWASANEQVAKAMMENLSKETVINAKGEEEVQDSFNSVYMMADSGARGSAAQIRQLAGMRGLMAKPDGSIIETPIVANFREGLNVLQYFISTHGARKGLADTALKTANSGYLTRRLVDIAQDLVITEEDCGSTEGLLVTPLIQGGDVVEPLRERVLGRVVARDIIKPGTDNEVLIARNVLLDEKYCDLIEEASVDQVWVRSVITCNTDFGACAQCYGRDLARGHMVGQGEAVGVMAAQSIGEPGTQLTMRTFHIGGAASRSASENSIQVKNTGKVKLHNAKFVINSDQKVVVISRSTELTVIDELGRTKENHRLPYGAVLDKQDGAAITAGEIIANWDPHTHPIITEVEGKIEFVDFIEGVTINKQTDELTGLSSIVVIDPAQRPSAGKEMRPMAKLVDAKGNDVFIPGTQVIAQYALAANAIVSLEDGAQVRVGDAVARIPQESSKTRDITGGLPRVADLFEARTPKDAAILAEVSGTLAFGKETKGKRRLLITQANGDVHEEMIQKWRHLNIFEGEKIEKGEVISDGPESPHDILRLRGISPVANYITNEVQEVYRLQGVKINDKHIEVIVNQMLRKCIITDAGDTSFLVGEQAEVVRVIIENRRLEAEGKNVAKFEYQLLGITKASLATESFISAASFQETTRVLTEAAVAGKCDQLHGLKENVIVGRLIPAGTGFAHHRTRAAAKAKELEPVTEQPIIDVEAAEQNLADLLNAVDFGE, encoded by the coding sequence GTGAAAGACTTACTCAAGTTTTTAAAGCAACAAAATAAAACCAAAGAATTCGATGGTATTAAAATCGGTTTAGCATCACCTGAAATGATCCGTTCATGGTCTTTTGGTGAAGTTAAGAAACCTGAAACCATTAACTACCGTACCTTTAAACCTGAACGTGAAGGTTTATTCTGTGCACGTATCTTTGGTCCAATCAAAGATTACGAATGTTTATGTGGCAAATACAAACGCCTTAAACATCGTGGTGTTATTTGTGAAAAATGTGGTGTTGAGGTAACTCAAGCTAAAGTTCGTCGTGACCGTATGGGACACATCGAATTAGCATCACCTGTTGCACACATTTGGTTCCTTAAATCACTTCCGTCTCGTATCGGCTTAATGCTAGATATGACGTTACGTGATATTGAACGTATCCTATATTTTGAATCATTCGTGGTTGTTGAACCAGGTATGACTGATCTTGAGCGTGGCCAAATCCTTCTTGAAGAAGAATACTTGGACAACCTAGAGCAATGGGGCGATGAGTTTGACGCAATGATGGGCGCTGAAGCCGTTTTTGCACTACTTAAGCAACTTGATTTAGAGCACGAAATCAAAGGCATGCGTGAAGAGTTAGAAACAACTAATTCTGAAACTCGCCGTAAGAAATTGACTAAGCGTCTGAAGTTAGTGGAATCTTTCCACCAGTCTTCAAACAAACCAGAGTGGATGATCTTAACAGTACTTCCAGTACTACCACCTGATTTACGTCCTCTAGTACCACTAGATGGCGGACGTTTTGCTACTTCTGACCTAAATGACTTATACCGTCGTGTTATTAACCGTAATAACCGTCTAAAACGTCTTTTAGAGCTAGCTGCACCAGATATCATCGTACGTAACGAAAAACGTATGTTACAAGAATCTGTTGATGCGTTATTAGATAATGGTCGTCGTGGCCGAGCTATTACTGGTTCGAACAAACGTCCTCTAAAATCGCTTGCAGATATGATCAAAGGTAAGCAAGGTCGTTTCCGTCAAAACTTACTAGGTAAACGTGTAGATTATTCTGGTCGTTCTGTAATCACAGTAGGTCCAACTTTACGTTTACATCAATGTGGTCTTCCGAAGAAGATGGCATTAGAGCTATTCAAACCATTTGTATACGGTAAGTTAGAAGCATTAGGTCTTGCGACTACTATTAAAGCGGCTAAGAAATTAGTTGACCGTGAAGGTGGTGAAGTTTGGGACATCCTAGAAGGTGTTATCCGTGAACATCCAGTGCTACTTAACCGTGCACCAACACTTCACAGACTAGGTATCCAAGCATTTGAACCTGTATTAATCGAAGGTAAAGCGATTCAATTACATCCATTGGTTTGTGCGGCATACAACGCCGATTTCGATGGTGACCAAATGGCGGTACACGTACCGTTAACAATTGAAGCGCAGCTTGAAGCTCGTACGTTAATGATGTCTACGAATAATATCTTATCGCCTGCAAATGGTGAGCCGATTATCGTACCGTCACAAGACGTTGTATTAGGTTTGTACTACATGACTCGTACTCGCATTAATGCGCGTGGCGAAGGTATGTACTTCCTAAGTGCTAAAGAAGCTGAAAAAGCATACCGTGCTGGTGTTGTTGATCTACAAGCGATTGTTAAAGTACGTATGACTCAAGTTCATATTGCTGAAGACAAATCTCGTACATCGACTACTGAATTAGTTGAAACAACAATTGGTCGTGCGATCTTATCGTTAATCATGCCTGAAGGTCTTCCTTTTGAGCACGTTGATTTGAACATGGGCAAAAAAGCAATCTCTAACGTGTTGAATGCTTGTTACCGTTTACTAGGTATTAAAGACACGGTTATTTTTGCTGACCAATTAATGTATACAGGTTTTGAATACGCTACATTGTCAGGTGCTTCTGTTGGTATCGACGATATGGTTATTCCTGATGCTAAGAAAGTATTAGTTGAAGAAGCTGAAGCTGAAGTACTAGAAATCCAAGAGCAATTCCAAGCTGGTCTTGTTACTGCGGGTGAGCGTTACAATAAAGTTATCGATATTTGGGCAAGTGCGAATGAGCAAGTGGCTAAAGCGATGATGGAAAATCTGTCTAAAGAGACAGTTATTAACGCTAAAGGCGAAGAAGAAGTACAAGATTCGTTTAACAGCGTTTATATGATGGCCGATTCGGGTGCACGTGGTAGTGCCGCTCAGATTCGTCAGCTTGCTGGTATGCGTGGTCTGATGGCTAAACCAGATGGTTCAATCATCGAAACACCTATCGTCGCTAACTTCCGTGAAGGTCTAAACGTACTTCAGTACTTTATCTCGACGCATGGTGCACGTAAAGGTCTTGCCGATACCGCACTTAAAACAGCAAACTCGGGTTACCTAACTCGTCGTCTTGTTGATATTGCTCAAGATTTAGTTATTACTGAAGAAGATTGTGGTAGTACTGAAGGTCTATTAGTTACGCCATTGATTCAAGGTGGTGACGTTGTTGAACCACTTCGTGAACGTGTTCTAGGTCGTGTTGTTGCTCGTGACATCATTAAACCAGGTACTGATAACGAAGTATTAATCGCACGTAACGTATTACTTGATGAAAAATACTGTGACTTAATCGAAGAAGCGTCAGTTGACCAAGTATGGGTTCGCTCAGTAATTACTTGTAATACAGACTTTGGTGCTTGTGCACAATGTTACGGTCGTGATTTGGCTCGTGGACACATGGTTGGTCAAGGCGAAGCAGTTGGTGTTATGGCCGCTCAGTCTATCGGTGAACCTGGTACACAGTTAACGATGCGTACGTTCCACATCGGTGGTGCAGCATCTCGTTCTGCATCTGAAAACAGTATTCAAGTTAAAAATACGGGTAAAGTTAAATTACATAACGCTAAGTTCGTCATTAACTCTGATCAAAAAGTAGTTGTTATCTCTCGTTCTACTGAGTTAACCGTTATCGATGAATTAGGCCGTACGAAAGAGAATCACCGTCTACCTTATGGTGCTGTTCTTGATAAGCAAGATGGCGCAGCAATTACTGCTGGTGAAATCATCGCTAACTGGGACCCGCATACACATCCAATCATTACGGAAGTGGAAGGTAAGATCGAGTTCGTTGACTTCATTGAAGGCGTAACGATTAACAAACAAACTGATGAATTAACTGGTTTATCAAGTATTGTTGTTATCGATCCGGCTCAACGTCCATCTGCTGGTAAAGAGATGCGTCCAATGGCTAAACTAGTTGATGCTAAAGGTAATGATGTATTCATTCCAGGTACACAAGTTATCGCTCAGTATGCGCTTGCTGCAAATGCAATCGTAAGCCTAGAAGATGGTGCGCAAGTACGAGTTGGTGATGCGGTAGCCCGTATTCCACAAGAAAGCTCAAAAACTCGTGATATCACGGGTGGTCTACCTCGCGTAGCCGACTTATTTGAAGCTCGTACACCTAAAGACGCTGCGATCCTTGCAGAAGTTTCAGGTACATTAGCATTCGGTAAAGAGACTAAAGGTAAGCGTCGTCTTCTTATTACACAAGCTAATGGCGATGTGCATGAAGAGATGATTCAAAAATGGCGTCATCTAAACATCTTCGAAGGTGAGAAGATTGAAAAAGGTGAGGTTATTTCTGACGGTCCTGAGTCTCCTCATGACATTCTTCGTCTACGTGGTATTAGCCCAGTGGCTAACTACATCACAAACGAAGTACAAGAAGTATACCGTTTACAAGGTGTAAAAATTAATGATAAGCACATTGAAGTTATCGTTAACCAAATGCTGCGTAAATGTATCATTACTGATGCCGGCGATACGTCGTTCTTAGTGGGTGAGCAAGCTGAAGTTGTACGCGTTATCATTGAAAACCGTCGTCTTGAAGCTGAAGGCAAAAACGTTGCTAAGTTTGAATACCAGTTATTAGGTATTACTAAAGCATCGCTAGCAACTGAATCATTTATTTCAGCTGCATCTTTCCAAGAAACAACACGTGTTCTTACGGAAGCTGCTGTTGCAGGTAAATGTGACCAATTACATGGCTTGAAAGAGAATGTAATCGTTGGTCGCTTGATTCCAGCTGGTACTGGTTTTGCACATCACCGTACTCGTGCTGCAGCTAAAGCGAAAGAGCTTGAACCTGTAACTGAGCAACCAATCATTGACGTAGAAGCAGCTGAGCAAAACTTAGCTGACTTACTAAACGCCGTTGATTTTGGTGAGTAA
- the rpoB gene encoding DNA-directed RNA polymerase subunit beta yields MGYSYTEKKRIRKDFGKRPQVMEKPYLLEIQLDSFKRFIEVDLTGEVGLEAAFNSIFPIASYSGTSELQYVSYRLGEPVFDVKECQIRGVTYSASLRVKLRLVIYDRDAPAGTVKDIREQEVYMGEMPLMTENGTFVINGTERVIVSQLHRSPGVFFDHDKGKTHSSGKVLYNARVIPYRGSWLDFEFDPKDNLFVRIDRRRKLPATIMLRALEYTTEQILDIFFDTTEFVVKDGVITMALIADRLRGEQFNFDIVSKGTTYVESGKRITARHIRQLEKDGVKLLEVPFEYLEGKVSAKDYISSETGEIIVNANDIFTLELLAELAQSGIKKFEAIYSNELDCGSFISDTLRVDSSTNRLEALVEIYRMMRPGEPPTKDAAEGLFQNLFFAEERYDLSKVGRMKFNRRVGIDGDEGPGILSKDDILSVMKTLIDIRNGNGEVDDIDHLGNRRIRCVGEMAENQFRVGLVRVERAVKERLSLGDLDATMPQDLINAKPISAAVKEFFGSSQLSQFMDQNNPLSEVTHKRRISALGPGGLTRERAGFEVRDVHATHYGRLCPIETPEGPNIGLINSLATFSRTNSYGFLETPYRKVIDGKPSDTVEYLSAIEEGTFVIAQASANVDENGLLNEEMIPCRHKGETTFMGPNDIDYMDVSPQQIISVAASLIPFLEHDDANRALMGANMQRQAVPTLRADKPLVGTGIERRLAIDSGVTIIAKRGGVIDYVDASRIVVKVADDELLAGEAGIDIYNLTKYTRSNQNTCINQKPTCKPGEPIVRGDVLADGPSTDMGDLALGQNMKIAFMPWNGYNFEDSILISERVSQEDRFTTIHIQEFSCIARETKLGTEEITADIPNVGESALSKLDESGIVYVGAEVKPGDILVGKVTPKGETQLTPEEKLLRAIFGEKASDVKDSSLRVANSTYATVIDVQVFTRDGVEKDKRALEIEEMQLKAAKKDLTEKFKILEEAIHEKALKLLVSAGQEEARLLQMPKAQWFDIVLNDDEKQTYLDQINAQYDEVKADYDKEFDIKRRKITQGDDLAPGVQKIVKVYLAVRRRLQPGDKMAGRHGNKGVISNIVPVEDMPHDEFGVPVDIVLNPLGVPSRMNIGQILETHLGLACKGVGEKLERMIKDQREVEISKVREFVQKLYSFGDAPCHVDLNDFDDEAVLRLAKNLYKGLPVATPAFDGAHESEIRELLRLADLPESGQLQLTDGRTGIDFERKTTVGYMYMLKLNHLVDDKMHARSTGSYSLVTQQPLGGKAQFGGQRFGEMEVWALEAYGAAYTLQEMLTVKSDDVNGRTKMYKNIVDGDHRMEPGMPESFNVLLKEIRSLSINIELDESN; encoded by the coding sequence ATGGGTTACTCTTATACTGAGAAAAAACGTATTCGTAAGGATTTTGGGAAACGTCCACAAGTGATGGAAAAACCATACTTGTTGGAAATTCAACTAGATTCATTCAAACGATTCATTGAAGTCGATTTAACTGGAGAGGTAGGTCTAGAAGCTGCTTTTAACAGTATCTTCCCTATCGCTAGTTATTCAGGTACCTCGGAACTACAATATGTAAGTTACCGTTTAGGCGAGCCTGTTTTTGATGTGAAAGAATGCCAAATCCGCGGAGTAACTTACTCTGCTTCTTTACGTGTTAAATTACGTCTTGTTATCTATGATCGTGATGCGCCAGCAGGCACGGTTAAAGATATCCGTGAACAAGAAGTTTACATGGGTGAAATGCCACTCATGACAGAAAACGGTACCTTTGTTATCAATGGTACAGAGCGTGTTATTGTTTCTCAATTACATCGTTCTCCTGGTGTTTTCTTTGACCATGATAAAGGTAAGACACACAGTTCGGGTAAAGTGTTATATAACGCACGTGTTATCCCTTACCGTGGTTCTTGGTTAGATTTTGAATTTGACCCTAAAGACAACTTATTTGTTCGTATTGACCGTCGTCGTAAATTACCAGCGACTATCATGTTACGTGCACTTGAGTACACGACTGAACAAATCCTAGATATCTTCTTTGATACAACTGAGTTTGTTGTTAAAGATGGTGTTATCACAATGGCATTGATTGCAGACCGTTTACGCGGTGAGCAGTTCAACTTTGACATCGTGAGCAAAGGTACTACTTATGTTGAATCTGGCAAGCGTATTACTGCTCGTCATATCCGTCAACTTGAGAAAGATGGCGTTAAGCTGCTTGAAGTACCGTTTGAATATTTAGAAGGTAAAGTATCAGCTAAAGATTACATCAGCAGCGAAACTGGTGAAATCATTGTTAATGCAAATGATATCTTTACACTTGAATTATTAGCTGAGCTTGCACAGTCAGGTATTAAAAAATTCGAAGCAATCTACAGCAATGAATTAGATTGTGGTTCATTTATATCAGACACATTACGTGTTGATTCTTCAACTAACCGTTTAGAAGCGTTAGTAGAAATCTACCGTATGATGCGTCCTGGTGAGCCACCAACTAAAGATGCAGCTGAAGGCCTATTCCAAAACCTATTCTTCGCAGAAGAACGTTACGACTTATCTAAAGTGGGTCGTATGAAGTTCAACCGTCGTGTTGGTATTGATGGTGATGAAGGTCCAGGTATTTTATCTAAAGACGATATCTTAAGTGTAATGAAAACACTGATTGATATTCGTAACGGTAATGGTGAAGTAGATGATATCGATCATCTTGGTAACCGTCGTATCCGTTGTGTAGGTGAAATGGCAGAAAACCAATTCCGTGTTGGTTTAGTACGTGTTGAACGTGCTGTTAAAGAGCGTCTATCTTTAGGCGACCTTGATGCAACTATGCCGCAAGATCTGATCAATGCAAAACCTATTTCAGCTGCTGTTAAAGAGTTCTTTGGTTCTTCACAACTGTCTCAGTTTATGGATCAAAATAACCCGTTATCAGAAGTAACACACAAACGTCGTATCTCTGCATTAGGTCCTGGTGGTCTAACTCGTGAGCGTGCTGGCTTTGAAGTACGTGACGTTCACGCAACTCACTACGGTCGTTTATGTCCAATCGAAACACCAGAGGGACCAAACATCGGTCTTATTAACTCGTTAGCAACGTTCTCACGTACTAACAGTTACGGTTTCTTGGAAACGCCTTACCGTAAAGTTATTGATGGTAAACCTTCTGATACAGTTGAATATTTATCTGCTATCGAAGAGGGTACTTTCGTTATCGCACAGGCTTCTGCTAACGTTGACGAAAATGGTCTATTGAATGAAGAGATGATCCCTTGTCGCCATAAAGGTGAAACTACCTTTATGGGACCAAATGACATCGATTACATGGATGTGTCACCACAACAGATCATTTCTGTTGCTGCGTCACTTATCCCGTTCTTAGAACATGATGATGCTAACCGTGCCTTAATGGGTGCGAACATGCAACGTCAAGCGGTTCCTACCTTACGTGCTGATAAGCCATTAGTAGGTACTGGTATCGAGCGTCGTCTTGCTATTGACTCTGGTGTTACTATTATCGCGAAACGCGGTGGTGTAATCGATTATGTTGATGCATCTCGTATCGTTGTTAAAGTTGCTGATGATGAGTTACTTGCTGGTGAAGCGGGTATCGATATCTACAACTTAACGAAATACACGCGTTCAAATCAGAATACTTGTATTAACCAAAAACCAACGTGTAAACCTGGCGAGCCAATTGTTCGCGGTGACGTATTAGCAGATGGTCCATCTACTGATATGGGTGATTTAGCACTTGGTCAAAACATGAAGATTGCCTTCATGCCTTGGAATGGTTACAACTTTGAGGATTCAATCCTTATTTCTGAGCGTGTATCTCAAGAAGATCGTTTTACTACGATCCATATCCAAGAGTTCTCATGTATTGCACGTGAAACTAAATTGGGTACTGAAGAGATCACTGCCGATATCCCTAACGTTGGTGAATCTGCGTTAAGCAAGCTAGATGAGTCTGGTATTGTTTACGTTGGTGCTGAAGTTAAACCTGGTGATATCTTAGTAGGTAAAGTAACGCCAAAAGGCGAAACACAACTTACGCCAGAAGAAAAACTATTACGAGCTATCTTCGGTGAAAAAGCGTCTGATGTTAAAGACAGCTCTTTACGCGTAGCTAACTCAACTTACGCAACAGTAATTGACGTACAAGTCTTTACTCGTGACGGCGTTGAGAAAGATAAGCGTGCACTAGAAATTGAAGAGATGCAGTTGAAAGCAGCTAAGAAAGATTTAACTGAAAAGTTCAAGATCTTAGAAGAAGCTATCCATGAAAAAGCGTTGAAACTATTAGTTTCTGCTGGTCAAGAAGAAGCGCGTCTGCTACAGATGCCTAAAGCACAATGGTTTGACATCGTATTAAATGATGATGAAAAACAAACTTACTTAGACCAAATCAATGCGCAATACGATGAAGTTAAAGCAGACTACGATAAAGAGTTTGATATTAAACGTCGTAAGATTACACAAGGTGATGATTTAGCACCTGGCGTACAAAAAATTGTTAAGGTTTACCTTGCAGTACGTCGTCGTCTACAGCCTGGTGATAAAATGGCCGGCCGTCATGGTAACAAAGGTGTTATTTCAAACATCGTACCTGTAGAAGATATGCCTCACGATGAGTTTGGTGTTCCAGTTGATATCGTACTTAACCCATTGGGTGTACCATCACGTATGAACATCGGTCAGATCCTTGAGACACATCTAGGTCTAGCGTGTAAAGGTGTTGGTGAGAAACTAGAGCGTATGATCAAAGATCAACGTGAAGTAGAGATCAGCAAAGTACGTGAATTCGTACAAAAACTTTACTCGTTCGGTGATGCACCTTGTCATGTTGACTTAAATGACTTTGATGACGAAGCTGTATTACGTCTTGCTAAAAACCTCTATAAAGGTTTACCAGTAGCAACACCTGCATTTGATGGGGCTCACGAAAGTGAAATCCGTGAATTGTTACGTCTTGCTGACTTACCAGAGTCTGGTCAACTGCAATTAACTGATGGCCGTACCGGTATCGATTTTGAACGTAAAACGACGGTTGGTTACATGTACATGTTAAAACTGAATCACTTAGTTGATGACAAAATGCATGCGCGTTCAACAGGTTCTTACAGCTTGGTTACTCAGCAACCACTTGGTGGTAAAGCTCAGTTCGGTGGCCAGCGTTTCGGTGAGATGGAAGTATGGGCACTAGAAGCTTACGGTGCTGCTTACACACTTCAAGAAATGCTAACGGTTAAGTCGGATGATGTTAATGGTCGTACTAAGATGTATAAAAACATCGTAGACGGTGACCATAGAATGGAACCAGGCATGCCTGAATCATTCAACGTATTGTTGAAAGAGATCCGTTCATTAAGCATCAATATCGAGCTAGATGAATCGAACTAA